The sequence below is a genomic window from Brooklawnia cerclae.
TCGGTCACGACCCGGGGCTCGTGGTGGTCGGAGAGGCATCCGACGGGGACGAGGTGCTGAGGGCTGTCCAGGTGCACCACCCGGACGCGGTTCTCATGGACATCCGGATGGAGCGCATGCACGGCATCCAGGCCATCGCCCGGCTGCAACGGGAGGTCAATCCCCCGAAGGTCATCGCACTGACGTCCTTCGACCTGGGCCGCTACGTCTACGAGGCCCTGGACGCCGGAGCCAGCGGGTTCCTGCTGAAGGACACCTCACCCGAGGACCTGCGATCGGCCATCCGTGTCGTCATCCAGGGCAACGCCATCCTCTCCCCTCGCAGCACCCGCCACGTCATCGAGCAGTTCGCCCGGTCGTCCGATCACGAGCGCATCGCCGAGGCCGCGCGCAGCCTCGCGTCGCTGAGCGGCCGTGAGCGCGAGATCGCCGAACTGGTGCACGACAACTTCTCCAACGCGCAGATCAGCCGGCGGCTGGGCTGCAGCGAGGCCACGGTGAAGACCCACCTCAGTCACATCATGGCGAAGCTGGACGCCACCACCCGGGTGCAGGTCGCCGTCCTGGTCGAGCGGGCCTCGGGGGCCCACTGACCGAGGCCGGCGATCTCGCGCGGTGCTACCGGACGTCAACGCGCCCGGTAGACGAGCTTTCCGCGCACGTGCCGGCCGGCGAGCGCGGTCAAGGCGTCCGGCACCTCGTCGAGAGACAGGACGCGGGAGACCATGGGATCGAGCCTTCTCGCGTCGACCAGCCCCAGCAACGTTCCCAGCATCACCGACAGGTCTGTGCGCGGGCGCGGGTCGGCATGACCATAGGCCGCACCGAGCGCGATCTCGTGCACCGAGGGCGCGATCGTGAACGCGGGCACAGCGTCGAGATCCGGACGCGCCCCGACCGCGGCGAGCCCACCGCCGTACGCCAGCAGGCCGAGGTTGGCCGTGGCCGATTCCCGAT
It includes:
- a CDS encoding response regulator transcription factor — translated: MSTRTTVPARPIRVLVVDDDAMVRTGLRAILGHDPGLVVVGEASDGDEVLRAVQVHHPDAVLMDIRMERMHGIQAIARLQREVNPPKVIALTSFDLGRYVYEALDAGASGFLLKDTSPEDLRSAIRVVIQGNAILSPRSTRHVIEQFARSSDHERIAEAARSLASLSGREREIAELVHDNFSNAQISRRLGCSEATVKTHLSHIMAKLDATTRVQVAVLVERASGAH